DNA sequence from the Abyssisolibacter fermentans genome:
TGTATAGAGTATATCTAAACAAGAGTAAGTCAGTGGTGGAATTAAAAATTGTTAAATGCTACAAGTTTTATTAAAGGGTGATAGTAAAATGAAGAATAAATTTACAATTGGTCAAATGTCAAAACTACATAATATCAGCGTACATACTCTTAGGTATTATGATAAAATTGGACTACTTTTACCTAGTTATGTTGACTCTAATACTAATTATCGTTATTATGATGAATATGATTCTTATAAACTAGAAAAAATTAAAGTACTTAAATCAGTAGGTTTACCTATTAATAAAATTAGGATGTTATTAGAAGGAAACATAGATGAAGTAGAAAAATCCTTTTATGATATACGTAAAACTTTAGTAGATAAAATTTGTAATCTAAATGAAGTTGTTGCTTATCTTGATGAGCAGCTTAATCAGATTCAAGAGTTGAAAAGTGGTAATTGTTATATTGAACCTAAAATATTAAAAATTCCTAAGCGAGAAGGATATTTAATTAATGTAAATGAATCTAGTACAATAGTAGAACGGATAGAAGCTTTAGTTGATTTTGATAAAAAAAACAATACAAATTCAGATGTTTTCTTTAAACCTTCACGGTTAATGTATATCAATTCAAATGGAGAACGATATTTAAAGAATTATTTAGCACTTAAACGTAGTATGTCAAGTCGTGAAATTAACGATATATATATTTTACAAGATGAGTATTATGGGGT
Encoded proteins:
- a CDS encoding MerR family transcriptional regulator codes for the protein MKNKFTIGQMSKLHNISVHTLRYYDKIGLLLPSYVDSNTNYRYYDEYDSYKLEKIKVLKSVGLPINKIRMLLEGNIDEVEKSFYDIRKTLVDKICNLNEVVAYLDEQLNQIQELKSGNCYIEPKILKIPKREGYLINVNESSTIVERIEALVDFDKKNNTNSDVFFKPSRLMYINSNGERYLKNYLALKRSMSSREINDIYILQDEYYGVIDHIGHYENINESYNKLLNYINKSGMSIGNEAIEILVITSNITVRHEEWRTQIQIPIKIKNRE